A section of the Brevinematales bacterium genome encodes:
- a CDS encoding NUDIX hydrolase has translation MEIVVIDSRLIYKGKSFSLYSDRIEYNGKEMTKDVVMYPEAVAILPMIEKHKFVLIKQYRYPVKEELLEVPAGKMEVNESVVEAAVRELEEETGYRARKVRKIYEYYPAVGYSSERIHVVVAEDLIETRKNLDEDEFTEVVILDYEQIMNMIRDNTIKDAKTILSFTILDKLGEIL, from the coding sequence ATGGAGATAGTGGTTATTGATAGTAGATTGATTTACAAAGGTAAATCTTTTTCTTTGTATTCTGATAGAATAGAGTATAATGGTAAAGAAATGACTAAAGATGTGGTTATGTATCCAGAGGCGGTAGCAATTCTACCTATGATTGAAAAGCATAAGTTTGTCTTAATAAAGCAATACAGGTATCCTGTAAAAGAAGAATTATTAGAGGTTCCTGCAGGCAAAATGGAAGTTAATGAAAGTGTTGTTGAAGCTGCTGTTAGAGAATTAGAAGAGGAGACAGGCTATAGAGCTAGAAAGGTTAGAAAGATATATGAGTATTATCCAGCAGTTGGATATAGTTCAGAAAGAATACATGTTGTAGTTGCTGAAGATTTAATTGAAACAAGAAAAAATTTAGATGAAGACGAGTTTACAGAGGTTGTGATACTTGACTATGAGCAAATTATGAATATGATAAGAGATAATACTATAAAAGATGCAAAGACTATTTTATCTTTCACAATACTTGATAAACTAGGAGAAATTTTATGA
- a CDS encoding chemotaxis protein CheX yields the protein MRFEIINPFIDAFVSVCKKLNIEIHKDKVNLKTGKKIEKDISFFFKIKGDFKGNVIYEMDERLAIEVVKRIYQIDEIPKDKELMLSGVGEFGNIVNSQLLEITYKRKLDYSISHPMFYKYKGKVISYSSPCVEVLFITHYGEVILSVVFDKVLSV from the coding sequence ATGAGATTTGAGATAATAAATCCGTTCATTGATGCTTTTGTATCGGTTTGTAAGAAGTTGAATATTGAGATACATAAAGACAAAGTTAATCTTAAAACAGGTAAAAAGATAGAAAAGGATATTTCTTTTTTCTTTAAGATAAAGGGTGATTTTAAAGGTAATGTTATATATGAAATGGACGAGAGGCTTGCGATTGAAGTGGTTAAAAGAATATATCAGATTGATGAGATACCTAAAGATAAGGAGCTTATGTTATCAGGAGTTGGAGAGTTTGGAAATATAGTGAATTCACAACTTCTTGAAATAACCTATAAAAGAAAGCTCGATTATTCTATATCACATCCTATGTTTTATAAGTATAAGGGTAAAGTTATATCTTATTCTTCACCATGTGTTGAAGTATTGTTTATAACGCATTATGGTGAGGTAATACTAAGTGTAGTTTTTGACAAAGTACTGTCAGTTTAG
- the mnmA gene encoding tRNA 2-thiouridine(34) synthase MnmA — protein MSTVYVGMSGGIDSSISALILKERGYDVRGVTLVLSGVEGERKCCSIDEVKYAQYVCKYLGIPHEVIDVKALFNAKIINPFIKEYLLGRTPNACVNCNLYFKFGYLLEYSISKGADFIATGHYAKVEKVGEDYILKEARDKVKDQSYFLARLTKFQLSKTIFPLADMTKDEVREIAKLSGLPLKPNQRESQDLCFVPGDDITGFLIENGVKKVKGNVLNEEGKVVGYHDGIFFYTIGQRRGLKLQLGKRYYVIDKDLKQNTLTVSENPYFSGFIGSNLNWIWNKPVQGGRFVVKIRYRNSGDFGMVDIEDGKIRVIFDKKQFGITPGQLAVLYDNDTVVGSAFIDTIIR, from the coding sequence ATGTCTACAGTTTATGTTGGAATGAGTGGAGGTATAGATAGTAGTATTTCTGCTCTAATTCTAAAAGAGAGAGGATATGACGTTAGGGGTGTAACGTTAGTACTTTCAGGAGTTGAGGGTGAAAGGAAGTGTTGTTCTATTGATGAGGTTAAGTATGCACAATATGTGTGCAAGTATTTAGGTATACCGCACGAAGTTATAGATGTTAAAGCACTTTTCAATGCGAAAATAATAAATCCTTTTATAAAAGAATATCTATTAGGTAGGACACCAAATGCGTGTGTAAACTGTAATTTATATTTTAAATTTGGGTATCTACTAGAGTATAGCATTTCGAAGGGAGCTGATTTTATAGCTACAGGACATTACGCAAAAGTTGAGAAAGTTGGCGAAGATTATATACTAAAGGAAGCAAGAGACAAGGTTAAAGATCAATCTTATTTTTTAGCGAGGCTTACAAAGTTTCAGTTATCTAAAACTATATTCCCGCTGGCAGATATGACGAAAGATGAAGTTAGAGAGATAGCGAAATTGTCTGGATTGCCTCTTAAACCTAACCAGAGAGAAAGTCAAGATTTGTGTTTTGTTCCTGGAGATGACATAACCGGTTTTTTGATTGAAAATGGTGTTAAAAAAGTTAAAGGTAATGTACTTAACGAGGAAGGTAAGGTTGTAGGATATCACGATGGGATTTTTTTCTATACCATAGGTCAACGAAGAGGACTTAAGTTACAACTTGGTAAGAGGTACTATGTTATTGATAAGGATCTTAAGCAAAATACTTTAACTGTTTCGGAGAATCCTTACTTTTCTGGGTTCATAGGATCAAATCTTAACTGGATTTGGAATAAACCTGTACAAGGTGGCAGGTTTGTAGTTAAAATACGGTATAGAAACAGTGGTGATTTTGGTATGGTTGATATTGAAGATGGTAAAATAAGGGTTATTTTTGACAAAAAACAGTTTGGAATAACTCCAGGACAGCTTGCTGTATTATATGATAACGATACAGTTGTTGGTAGTGCATTTATTGATACAATTATAAGGTAG
- a CDS encoding RecX family transcriptional regulator: protein MNKDILLKTLRYVSIKPRTSKEIQDYLEKKLNLNKEVINEVLEYLKQNGYIDDEFIKDSIIRSKISKGFGPNYIKMKLLSRGLSSNLEIEPNINKAVEIVKRKYSSELHSGYNQKVVSKIIRFLSYRGFTPSQISEILKKVIE, encoded by the coding sequence ATGAACAAAGATATATTATTAAAAACATTGAGATATGTCTCAATAAAACCCAGAACTAGTAAAGAAATCCAAGATTATCTTGAAAAAAAACTCAATCTCAACAAAGAAGTTATAAACGAAGTCTTAGAATACCTCAAACAAAACGGCTATATTGATGACGAATTTATAAAGGATAGCATAATAAGATCAAAGATATCTAAGGGGTTTGGACCTAACTATATAAAAATGAAATTACTGTCACGCGGATTAAGTAGTAACTTAGAAATAGAACCAAACATAAACAAAGCAGTAGAAATAGTAAAAAGAAAATACTCAAGTGAACTCCACAGCGGATACAATCAAAAGGTGGTATCCAAAATCATCAGATTTCTTTCTTATAGAGGCTTTACTCCCTCTCAAATATCAGAAATACTAAAAAAAGTTATAGAATAA